The proteins below are encoded in one region of Desulfovibrio sp. JC022:
- a CDS encoding alpha-2-macroglobulin, which produces MDRGPTPFKDKKNIIIALLLMICIIQAAGLLKTKHESVSARMNAGEGVKVTDVSLDSQGYSQLLLAFDMPIGPETPSFALKKVPATITPEVKGEWRWINPYALRFTADPAFKGDTRFTIELKPENFLLKGQILSGEKTFSVQTGSFGVKEIGLRTEPVAGQGRKVRIEGHINFSNYVTPENTLKNLSLSGPDGKQIPLSITTNYDDYYQRFVSAPVEKEIDPKTYVLKINKDLPDGRGAMVLGKDYEKKIEVVFDPVLGYSGYKAASSLSGARVELGFSSPVIPAQGLEMLNIKPAINISAAASGKKLILSGPFKPGKKYSITLKKGLVAADGALLEKTITENITIPNIEPTADFSSAGMFLSESGYKTLGIKTVNTREINVTVDRVFPNNLFSLFTHYGYMAFDPNTYGGGISAALGNRIFSGKVKTSGKKNVLKTTPLSVKSFIAEGGKGLYRIAATVPGKGRGVQRWVMVTDLGVVAKQGDKETLFWISSLSNLKPMVDAKVQLISNRNQIIASGTTNSRGMLVIKKKDMSKDLGRPYMAVVTRKNDMTFMLMDRFATDRAGLDIAGQRISPKGLTAFTYGERNLYRPGETVKGVAVVRDRKLKPPKKMPVVLIYSDQRGRELFRRTVHTDNQGMIEFKRAIPDYSPTGQFNIKMLAGNERIGNFRYSVEDFMPDRISAEIITAKPASAGQNLNFEVEGRYLFGPPAEDLPVNARVMLEPAQFNPEGYEAYRFNTDESSFKPREILKTEAKLDQSGKFAFSASIPASLKSDSAIQARMTARVSETGGRGVTATKTDPVLISKFYPGLKKLTKQGYEQGESVKLDYVTLTPQGDKTKAGKLLMKLYRDRWQTIVRATPSGSYKYVTERDPQLLETREISAKEATGSFRLSPPEFGSYRVILSAPQSGVSAQADFFCGGWGYSPWALENPARLEIVPTRKGDYKPGEMAQYQIRTPFAGRMLVAIEDNSIRWTKTLEVKGNTATIKVPVQKGISPNAYVTATLIRSVNKLEAGSSARAVGAVPLFVDRESNRLGIDITCPKTTRPERTVALQVQTKPGAKLTIAAVDEGILRLSGQKTPSPFDYFYAKRALGVRWSDTFGLLMPDAGPINKAVAGGGMELAMMKQFAGSSAIRRVKPVTFWSGIITADKHGKAIFNAEIPEFSGALRIMAVVSDGRKFGSASKIMTVRSPLMVTPTLPRFLAPDEIFDIPVNVRNDTPEDGNFNIAVKTSGAMKTEMGLEGFIVPQSRQKTAFFKTQTGANLGPAAFKFSAEGNSEIAETSIDLNIRAALPVQRSSQSGFIKDKSTKLPANLEGMRVGTAERTLLIGNQPMLRLAGKLDYLLHYPYGCAEQTVSQAFPLLKFPELARELSPQSFDKESPQYMVQSGLSRLSMMQTSDGGFSMWPGGHRSEPWVSVYVLHFLQQAAISGYQVDSMLLDRAKRFVANNYADTIRDGYSYRLPCYAQYVLARSGKVMHGPMNYLREQKAADMDKLSLTLLAGAFAASGDMAAYRELISSKPAAVKGKDKDQLFSSEVRDLALELLVRMEADRKDGAIPQLASKLYNLMADDGRNVTQDNALGFLALGTFFGQTKSAPHPAGKIMSGGKELASFEINGTAQVTVKDNADLSIELDSTPEEGTFVWAVNSRAVPTIESWKPYSNGLEIKRKFLTRDGEPLDINSIKQGQLVAMRTVVSSTAKPVSNAVISCLLPSGLEPENTKLATREDLPWIDKGNVRPDHVDIRDDRILVFSSIPAKGKVENVTLLRAVTRGEFKVPPVQVEGMYDPEKSAATELGKMIIK; this is translated from the coding sequence ATGGATAGAGGACCTACCCCGTTCAAAGACAAAAAAAATATCATCATCGCCCTGCTGCTCATGATCTGCATCATTCAGGCGGCAGGTTTACTTAAAACAAAACACGAATCCGTTTCCGCAAGAATGAATGCGGGAGAAGGAGTTAAGGTCACTGACGTCAGCCTCGACAGTCAGGGGTATTCGCAGTTGCTGTTGGCCTTTGACATGCCCATCGGCCCGGAAACCCCATCTTTTGCCCTGAAGAAAGTACCGGCCACAATCACCCCGGAAGTAAAAGGGGAATGGCGCTGGATCAACCCCTATGCCCTGCGCTTTACTGCCGATCCTGCATTCAAGGGCGATACCCGTTTTACCATTGAACTTAAGCCGGAAAATTTCCTGCTCAAAGGTCAGATTCTCAGTGGGGAAAAGACCTTCTCTGTGCAGACCGGAAGTTTCGGGGTCAAGGAGATCGGTTTGCGTACCGAACCTGTGGCAGGCCAAGGACGCAAGGTACGCATTGAAGGGCATATTAATTTCAGCAATTACGTAACCCCGGAAAATACCCTCAAAAATCTCTCCCTGAGCGGACCGGACGGCAAACAGATTCCCTTAAGCATCACCACCAATTATGATGATTACTACCAGCGTTTTGTCAGTGCGCCCGTAGAAAAAGAGATCGATCCGAAAACATACGTATTAAAAATAAACAAAGACCTGCCCGACGGACGCGGAGCCATGGTGCTGGGCAAGGATTATGAAAAGAAAATCGAAGTGGTTTTCGATCCGGTGCTGGGCTATTCTGGGTACAAGGCTGCAAGTTCCCTTTCCGGAGCAAGGGTTGAACTGGGCTTTTCCAGTCCGGTAATCCCGGCGCAGGGACTTGAAATGCTGAACATCAAGCCCGCTATCAACATTTCCGCTGCCGCATCAGGCAAAAAGCTGATCCTTTCCGGCCCCTTTAAACCGGGCAAAAAATATTCCATCACCCTGAAAAAAGGACTGGTCGCAGCAGACGGAGCCCTGCTTGAAAAAACAATCACCGAAAACATAACCATCCCGAATATCGAACCCACTGCGGATTTTTCCTCCGCCGGTATGTTTCTCTCAGAATCCGGCTACAAAACCCTTGGTATTAAAACCGTAAACACCCGTGAAATAAACGTAACCGTGGACCGGGTCTTTCCTAACAATCTTTTCTCGCTCTTTACCCATTACGGATACATGGCCTTTGACCCCAACACCTACGGCGGCGGAATCTCCGCAGCACTGGGCAACCGCATTTTCTCCGGCAAGGTTAAAACTTCCGGCAAAAAGAACGTACTCAAAACCACCCCCCTCTCAGTAAAAAGTTTTATTGCCGAGGGTGGCAAAGGTCTTTATCGCATTGCGGCCACTGTTCCGGGCAAAGGGCGCGGCGTGCAACGCTGGGTCATGGTTACCGACCTCGGTGTGGTTGCCAAACAAGGCGACAAAGAAACCCTGTTCTGGATTTCCTCACTTTCCAATCTCAAACCAATGGTTGACGCAAAAGTACAGCTGATAAGCAACCGCAATCAGATTATAGCTTCCGGAACCACCAATTCACGGGGCATGCTGGTCATCAAGAAAAAAGATATGTCCAAGGACCTCGGCCGCCCGTACATGGCAGTAGTCACCCGCAAAAACGACATGACCTTCATGCTAATGGACCGTTTTGCCACAGACCGGGCCGGACTGGATATTGCCGGGCAGCGGATCTCTCCCAAAGGCTTAACCGCTTTCACCTACGGGGAGCGTAATCTCTACCGTCCCGGCGAAACCGTGAAAGGCGTAGCTGTGGTCCGCGACCGCAAGCTTAAGCCGCCCAAGAAAATGCCCGTGGTCCTGATCTATTCCGACCAGCGTGGACGGGAACTTTTCCGCCGCACAGTACATACCGACAATCAGGGCATGATCGAATTTAAACGGGCCATCCCCGATTACTCGCCAACCGGACAATTCAACATCAAAATGCTGGCAGGTAATGAACGCATCGGTAACTTCCGCTATTCCGTGGAAGATTTCATGCCTGACCGCATCAGCGCGGAAATCATCACCGCAAAACCAGCTTCCGCAGGGCAGAATCTCAATTTCGAAGTGGAAGGCCGCTATCTGTTCGGTCCCCCGGCTGAAGACCTTCCGGTAAATGCACGGGTGATGCTTGAGCCTGCTCAGTTTAATCCTGAAGGATATGAAGCTTATCGCTTTAACACAGATGAAAGTTCCTTCAAACCTCGTGAGATTTTGAAGACTGAAGCCAAGCTGGACCAATCAGGGAAATTTGCTTTCTCTGCTTCTATCCCGGCAAGCCTCAAATCAGACTCCGCCATTCAAGCGCGCATGACCGCACGGGTCAGCGAAACCGGAGGACGCGGAGTTACTGCAACAAAGACCGATCCGGTACTCATTTCAAAGTTTTACCCCGGCCTTAAAAAACTGACCAAGCAGGGCTACGAGCAAGGCGAATCTGTCAAGCTCGACTACGTGACCCTGACCCCGCAAGGCGATAAGACCAAGGCCGGAAAGCTGCTCATGAAGCTTTACCGCGACCGCTGGCAGACCATTGTCCGGGCCACCCCGTCCGGTTCTTATAAATATGTAACCGAGCGCGATCCGCAATTGCTGGAGACCCGCGAGATATCAGCTAAAGAAGCTACTGGGTCATTCAGGCTCAGCCCGCCGGAATTCGGCAGCTACCGGGTAATTCTCAGTGCCCCCCAGTCCGGTGTTTCTGCTCAGGCTGACTTTTTCTGCGGCGGCTGGGGTTATTCCCCGTGGGCTTTGGAAAATCCGGCCCGCCTTGAGATCGTCCCCACCCGCAAAGGCGATTACAAACCCGGAGAAATGGCCCAGTACCAGATCCGCACTCCCTTTGCCGGACGTATGCTGGTCGCCATTGAAGACAATTCCATTCGCTGGACCAAAACCCTTGAGGTAAAAGGTAACACCGCCACCATCAAGGTTCCGGTACAAAAAGGAATCAGCCCCAATGCATACGTGACCGCCACCCTGATCCGCTCAGTGAACAAACTTGAAGCAGGTTCCAGTGCGCGGGCAGTGGGCGCGGTGCCTCTGTTTGTGGATCGCGAAAGCAACAGACTCGGTATCGATATAACCTGCCCCAAGACCACCCGTCCAGAACGGACCGTGGCCTTGCAGGTCCAAACCAAACCCGGTGCCAAACTTACCATTGCCGCAGTAGATGAAGGCATCCTGCGCTTATCCGGGCAGAAAACACCCAGTCCCTTTGACTACTTCTACGCCAAGCGTGCGCTTGGTGTGCGCTGGTCCGATACCTTCGGTCTGCTCATGCCCGATGCCGGACCTATTAATAAGGCTGTTGCTGGCGGCGGCATGGAACTGGCTATGATGAAGCAGTTCGCTGGCAGTTCCGCCATCCGCAGGGTCAAACCGGTCACCTTCTGGTCCGGGATTATCACTGCGGACAAGCATGGTAAGGCCATCTTCAATGCCGAGATTCCCGAATTCAGTGGTGCTTTGCGCATCATGGCTGTTGTCAGTGACGGCAGGAAATTCGGCTCGGCCTCGAAAATCATGACCGTGCGTTCACCGCTCATGGTCACCCCGACCCTGCCCCGCTTTCTGGCACCGGATGAAATATTCGATATCCCGGTCAACGTACGCAACGACACCCCGGAAGACGGCAATTTCAACATTGCAGTCAAAACCAGCGGTGCCATGAAAACTGAAATGGGACTTGAAGGGTTCATAGTTCCGCAATCCAGGCAGAAGACCGCTTTCTTCAAAACCCAAACCGGGGCGAACCTCGGTCCGGCAGCCTTCAAATTCTCAGCTGAGGGCAATAGTGAAATAGCCGAAACCAGCATTGATTTGAACATCCGCGCGGCTCTGCCTGTGCAGCGTTCATCTCAGTCCGGTTTCATAAAAGATAAATCAACCAAACTTCCGGCAAACCTTGAAGGTATGCGGGTAGGTACTGCCGAGCGGACCCTGCTTATCGGTAACCAGCCCATGCTTCGCCTTGCCGGGAAGCTCGATTATCTGCTTCATTATCCTTACGGATGCGCGGAGCAGACTGTCTCTCAAGCATTCCCGCTGCTGAAGTTCCCGGAACTGGCCCGCGAGCTTTCACCGCAGTCCTTTGATAAAGAATCCCCGCAGTATATGGTTCAGTCCGGACTGAGCAGACTGTCCATGATGCAGACCTCCGACGGCGGTTTTTCCATGTGGCCCGGCGGACATCGTTCCGAGCCGTGGGTATCCGTCTACGTGCTGCATTTTCTGCAACAGGCCGCCATTTCCGGTTATCAGGTTGACAGTATGCTCCTGGACCGGGCCAAGCGTTTTGTTGCCAACAACTACGCTGACACCATCCGCGATGGCTATTCCTACCGTCTGCCCTGCTACGCCCAATATGTGCTGGCCCGTTCCGGCAAGGTCATGCACGGCCCCATGAACTACCTGCGTGAACAAAAAGCAGCGGACATGGATAAGCTATCCCTGACGCTGCTTGCCGGAGCCTTTGCCGCTTCCGGTGACATGGCAGCTTATCGGGAACTAATCTCATCCAAACCAGCCGCAGTAAAAGGCAAGGACAAAGATCAGCTGTTCAGTTCCGAAGTGCGTGATCTAGCACTTGAACTTTTAGTACGCATGGAAGCTGACCGCAAAGACGGAGCCATCCCGCAGCTTGCGAGCAAGCTTTACAATCTCATGGCTGACGATGGGCGCAACGTTACTCAGGACAACGCTCTTGGGTTCCTTGCGCTGGGCACTTTCTTCGGGCAGACCAAGTCCGCGCCGCATCCGGCAGGGAAGATCATGAGTGGTGGTAAAGAACTTGCTTCTTTCGAAATCAACGGAACCGCACAGGTGACAGTCAAAGACAATGCGGATCTTTCCATTGAGCTTGATTCCACGCCCGAAGAAGGAACATTTGTCTGGGCTGTCAACAGCCGCGCAGTACCGACCATCGAAAGTTGGAAGCCTTATTCAAACGGGCTTGAGATCAAGCGCAAGTTCCTGACTCGTGACGGTGAACCACTGGACATAAATTCCATTAAGCAGGGCCAGCTTGTTGCCATGCGCACTGTGGTCAGCTCCACAGCCAAACCTGTCTCCAATGCTGTGATCAGTTGTCTGCTACCGTCCGGTCTGGAGCCCGAGAACACCAAGCTTGCCACCCGCGAAGATTTACCGTGGATCGACAAAGGCAATGTTCGCCCGGACCACGTAGATATTCGCGATGACCGTATATTGGTATTCTCTTCCATTCCCGCAAAGGGCAAGGTCGAGAACGTAACCCTGCTCCGGGCTGTGACCCGTGGGGAATTTAAAGTTCCCCCGGTACAGGTGGAAGGGATGTATGATCCTGAAAAGTCCGCAGCTACCGAACTTGGTAAGATGATTATCAAATAA
- a CDS encoding cache domain-containing protein has protein sequence MKSIVTIFSRSILTLCFSSILIFGGMTVYFMISDYQDELQETETEIMGSVENSLKKEVSRMQAYIKFSRDTARAASLKSIKTSILEAHSLAMNIYETYKGTMPEDELKQLIKTTLQAMIHEYDDSYLFIIGMDGVLELHTEAPDITGNNVLGTRTSDSRYILKEMISLAERRGEGYIDYLWTKPGDSKVPYEKTSYIKLFTPYQWILGTGNYRDTITRHTQELILKRLNKLNSGGDEYFAGTFGGISLLGKNKGKSIMELKSSDGVYIVQEFIKAAKSGGKFITYRSPSISSGFKTYKKTSYCEAVPGWNWVMGASINIDQLEDTLQQKTEQLWNTLLLQLTAVLALIFLHSLLVLIFAERFKRVLAENFSSFENFFRKGTDSTLKIDRSRIDFTEFDKMAELANTMIDSRETAKSELLKSEITYREIFNATKDAIGVLDINKKVFIDVNQTFLDFFGMERAEAVGMGPEIISFNSPPYDGKYAAELFNKALSGESVHFEWMVKKKTGEPFWTDNLARVASIGGQKKLLIVMRNITERRKMQKLMVQTEKMMSIGGLAAGMAHEINNPLGIIMQVTQNIIRRTSPTLKSNLPVAEKCNIDLDNLRNYMDKRGINEYLSSIQEAGTRAAAIVKSMLEFSRKSNSSKSSGNIEPVIETALSLAANDYDFKKKYDFKKINIIRDFNSSPMFNFTEMEISQVILSLIKNAAQALMEEKNEHKIPTITIRTSSDENFVRVEIEDNGPGIDQKELERIFEPFYSTKDPGVGTGLGLSVSYYIITQNHGGTITADSNPGEGTRFTIILPILT, from the coding sequence ATGAAAAGTATTGTCACCATCTTCTCCCGCTCCATACTGACTCTCTGCTTTTCGTCGATCCTGATTTTCGGCGGGATGACCGTATATTTTATGATTTCCGACTATCAGGATGAATTGCAGGAAACGGAAACTGAAATAATGGGCAGCGTGGAAAATTCCCTGAAAAAAGAAGTTTCACGGATGCAGGCCTATATTAAGTTCAGCCGGGATACAGCCAGAGCCGCAAGTCTCAAAAGCATCAAAACTTCCATTCTGGAAGCACACAGCCTGGCCATGAATATATACGAGACATACAAGGGCACCATGCCTGAAGATGAGCTTAAACAACTCATCAAAACAACATTACAGGCCATGATTCATGAATACGATGACTCATATCTTTTCATTATCGGGATGGACGGAGTATTAGAACTGCACACAGAAGCACCGGACATAACCGGAAACAATGTTTTGGGCACGAGAACATCCGACAGCAGATATATTCTTAAAGAAATGATTAGCCTCGCCGAAAGACGGGGCGAAGGCTACATAGATTATTTGTGGACCAAACCCGGTGATTCTAAGGTTCCGTATGAAAAGACCTCCTACATAAAACTTTTCACCCCATACCAATGGATACTGGGCACAGGTAATTACCGGGATACAATTACCCGCCACACTCAAGAGCTTATTCTGAAACGGCTGAACAAGTTGAACTCCGGCGGTGACGAATATTTTGCCGGTACTTTCGGCGGAATCTCCCTGCTTGGAAAAAACAAAGGCAAAAGCATTATGGAGCTTAAAAGCTCGGATGGAGTGTATATTGTTCAAGAATTCATCAAGGCCGCGAAGTCAGGAGGGAAGTTCATTACCTACAGAAGCCCTTCAATCTCATCCGGTTTCAAAACATACAAAAAAACAAGCTATTGCGAAGCTGTTCCGGGCTGGAACTGGGTTATGGGAGCAAGCATCAATATAGACCAGCTGGAAGATACACTCCAACAAAAAACCGAACAGCTCTGGAATACTTTATTGCTGCAACTGACTGCTGTTCTGGCTCTTATTTTTCTGCACTCTCTTCTCGTTCTAATCTTTGCTGAACGATTCAAACGGGTATTGGCTGAAAACTTCAGTTCATTTGAAAACTTCTTCCGCAAAGGCACTGATTCCACATTGAAGATTGACCGCTCACGAATCGACTTCACTGAATTCGACAAAATGGCAGAGCTGGCCAACACAATGATCGACAGCCGGGAAACAGCTAAAAGCGAACTCCTCAAATCAGAAATTACATACCGCGAAATATTCAACGCCACCAAGGATGCCATCGGAGTTCTGGATATCAATAAAAAAGTTTTCATAGATGTGAATCAGACCTTTCTGGACTTCTTCGGCATGGAGAGGGCTGAAGCTGTAGGGATGGGGCCGGAAATAATAAGCTTCAACAGCCCGCCTTACGATGGCAAATACGCGGCAGAATTGTTCAATAAAGCCCTTTCCGGGGAATCTGTCCATTTCGAATGGATGGTTAAAAAGAAAACAGGAGAACCTTTCTGGACTGACAATCTCGCACGGGTGGCATCCATAGGCGGGCAGAAGAAACTTCTCATAGTGATGCGTAACATTACTGAACGCAGAAAAATGCAGAAGCTCATGGTCCAAACAGAAAAAATGATGTCCATCGGCGGACTTGCCGCAGGCATGGCCCATGAAATCAATAATCCTCTCGGTATCATCATGCAGGTGACCCAGAACATCATCCGCAGGACCTCGCCGACGCTCAAAAGCAATCTTCCCGTTGCGGAAAAATGCAATATAGATCTGGATAATCTTCGAAATTACATGGATAAAAGAGGAATAAACGAATATTTAAGCAGTATTCAAGAGGCTGGGACCCGCGCTGCCGCAATAGTGAAATCAATGCTCGAATTCAGCCGTAAAAGTAATTCATCAAAATCTTCCGGCAATATTGAACCGGTGATTGAAACTGCCCTGTCACTGGCTGCCAATGACTATGATTTCAAGAAAAAATACGATTTCAAAAAAATTAATATTATCCGCGACTTCAATTCCTCTCCCATGTTCAACTTCACAGAGATGGAAATAAGTCAGGTAATTCTCAGCCTGATAAAAAATGCCGCTCAAGCTCTTATGGAAGAAAAAAATGAGCACAAAATACCAACCATAACCATCAGGACCTCTTCTGATGAAAACTTTGTGCGGGTGGAAATAGAAGATAACGGTCCGGGAATTGACCAGAAAGAACTCGAAAGAATATTCGAACCTTTTTATTCCACCAAAGATCCGGGAGTCGGAACCGGTCTTGGTCTTTCGGTATCCTATTATATTATCACCCAGAACCACGGAGGAACGATCACAGCTGACTCTAATCCCGGTGAAGGAACCAGATTCACTATTATCCTGCCCATATTGACATAA
- a CDS encoding MFS transporter — MPIHNSKPSQNLTRFNIPLLMGAVFAASMGTGVFTFTLPLMNLDEKAGGMWLGSGFAGYFLAKLLIAPLSGNYADRFGSSKPLLFSCGLAVLLPLLYLLHPAIETLYTIQFILGLCAGTVRTVSMAAIGASMDGDKLSSRFAMLSAVMNSSFLLGPLLGGLLYIDKDYLPVLGTMSGFMGLAFIIFIFCARHLPTRTPEPMKTKADYPGPQHFISIMAALFGRGMGIGSLIAFYPVLIKSSLQLSPGTTALIFSVPSLATVLLLPASGRLLAGFDRKLTTCIGMHISALALYILGSCSTAPGFIFTGILSGIGAAISMPASMAVCSELGCAKGKALGFANMAANIGFMAGPLFCGTMVSSTGHVGTPFKLTAIIGALAALFLLYEGIRAKGHKKIGLATALSSALILLLLIPHNLQQKNNNEIFRYSDIAMGTVVNLTIPDGDNPATQKTVQEAVTIMHHLQKDLDHRNKRGSVGRVNHESGKKSVHVSAKAFDTIQRGLEISEKSGGSFDITIGAITTTPFYYALDKSRFAGHKELINYRLLEIDPAENKVFLPKKGMALDLGGLAKGTIIDAAADHLKSAGITTAMVEAGGDFMVFGDREWTIGIRNPRGNGIIGHIKIKDGAVCGSGDYYQFITPVSKKEKTRKHHIFDPALLQSSAESIATTTIAPDAETADALATTVFIMGPAKGIEFMRKHFPNCSAMWILPDMSIVSTNNFPEILKRINAN, encoded by the coding sequence ATGCCAATTCATAATTCGAAGCCTAGCCAGAACCTGACCCGGTTCAACATTCCCCTGCTGATGGGGGCGGTATTTGCCGCTTCCATGGGTACCGGGGTTTTCACTTTCACCCTGCCGCTGATGAATCTTGACGAGAAAGCCGGCGGCATGTGGCTCGGGAGCGGCTTTGCCGGATACTTCCTTGCCAAACTGCTCATCGCCCCGCTTTCGGGAAATTATGCTGACCGCTTCGGGAGCAGCAAGCCGCTCTTATTTTCCTGCGGACTGGCCGTACTGCTCCCGCTCCTTTATCTCCTGCACCCGGCAATAGAGACTCTCTACACTATTCAATTTATTCTCGGCCTCTGTGCCGGGACAGTACGCACAGTCAGCATGGCCGCCATCGGAGCATCCATGGACGGAGACAAACTTTCTTCACGCTTTGCCATGCTTTCGGCGGTAATGAATTCATCCTTCCTGCTCGGCCCGCTGCTGGGCGGTCTATTATACATAGATAAGGACTACCTGCCCGTATTAGGAACCATGTCCGGCTTCATGGGACTGGCCTTCATCATTTTCATATTCTGCGCCAGACACCTGCCCACCCGCACGCCAGAGCCAATGAAGACAAAAGCCGACTATCCCGGACCGCAACATTTCATAAGTATCATGGCCGCTCTTTTCGGGCGGGGTATGGGCATCGGCAGCCTGATAGCTTTTTATCCGGTGCTGATTAAATCATCCCTGCAACTCAGTCCGGGGACAACTGCACTTATTTTCTCCGTTCCCAGTCTGGCGACAGTACTGCTGCTCCCCGCATCGGGCAGGTTGCTGGCCGGGTTCGACCGCAAACTGACCACCTGCATCGGGATGCATATAAGCGCGCTGGCACTCTATATTCTTGGCAGCTGCTCCACTGCGCCGGGATTCATATTTACCGGAATCCTCTCCGGCATAGGTGCGGCAATCTCCATGCCCGCATCCATGGCCGTATGTTCGGAACTGGGCTGTGCCAAAGGCAAGGCTTTGGGCTTTGCCAATATGGCCGCTAACATCGGCTTCATGGCCGGCCCGCTTTTCTGCGGAACCATGGTCAGCTCCACCGGACACGTGGGAACTCCATTCAAACTGACCGCAATTATCGGAGCTTTGGCTGCCCTTTTCTTATTATATGAAGGGATACGCGCAAAAGGGCACAAGAAAATCGGACTTGCCACAGCTCTATCCAGTGCTTTAATCCTGCTCCTGCTGATTCCACACAACCTGCAACAGAAAAACAACAACGAAATATTCCGTTACAGTGACATTGCCATGGGCACTGTGGTCAACCTGACCATTCCCGATGGAGACAATCCGGCGACCCAAAAAACCGTTCAAGAAGCCGTGACTATCATGCATCACCTGCAAAAAGACCTCGACCACCGCAACAAGCGCGGCTCAGTAGGCCGGGTCAATCATGAGTCTGGCAAAAAAAGCGTGCATGTATCAGCTAAAGCCTTTGATACCATACAACGCGGCCTTGAAATCAGTGAAAAATCAGGGGGGAGCTTTGACATTACCATCGGAGCCATCACCACCACCCCATTCTATTACGCGCTGGATAAAAGCCGTTTTGCCGGACACAAAGAATTGATCAATTACCGGCTGCTGGAAATCGATCCCGCCGAAAACAAAGTCTTCCTGCCCAAAAAAGGGATGGCCCTTGATCTGGGCGGCCTTGCCAAAGGCACCATCATTGATGCTGCCGCTGATCATCTGAAATCAGCTGGAATCACGACCGCCATGGTCGAGGCCGGAGGAGACTTCATGGTCTTCGGTGACCGGGAATGGACCATCGGCATCCGCAACCCAAGGGGCAACGGAATCATCGGGCATATCAAAATAAAAGACGGCGCAGTCTGCGGTTCAGGTGATTATTATCAGTTCATCACCCCGGTCTCCAAAAAAGAAAAAACAAGAAAACATCACATCTTCGACCCTGCGCTGCTGCAATCATCCGCTGAAAGTATAGCCACCACAACCATCGCCCCGGATGCAGAGACAGCCGACGCACTGGCAACCACAGTATTCATCATGGGCCCGGCAAAAGGGATTGAATTTATGAGGAAACATTTCCCGAACTGCTCGGCCATGTGGATTCTGCCGGATATGAGCATTGTAAGCACAAATAATTTTCCTGAAATCTTAAAAAGAATAAATGCCAATTAA
- a CDS encoding TetR/AcrR family transcriptional regulator, with product MTKKEKILLAAQEQFGEHGYTATTLKMVADCAGVASGLVSHYYGNKDNLFLESGGELIDQMLAILTDKAKAGKNGLECLEIFVQAYFDFTDNHRTTFPTLLRSSPFSDEYPHLDRTHIASKFKQLIDRIDDYIRLGMEDGSIREVSLPQTSYLVYGHIVGAVRTEFLTPFQIDNLFKEACQFIIRSLART from the coding sequence ATGACCAAGAAAGAAAAGATCCTGCTGGCTGCACAAGAGCAGTTCGGAGAACACGGCTACACAGCAACAACATTAAAAATGGTGGCCGACTGCGCAGGGGTTGCTTCGGGACTGGTTTCACACTACTACGGAAACAAAGACAATCTCTTCCTTGAATCCGGAGGAGAGCTTATCGACCAGATGCTTGCCATACTCACCGATAAAGCCAAGGCGGGTAAAAACGGACTGGAGTGTTTGGAAATATTTGTTCAGGCTTATTTTGATTTTACGGACAACCACAGAACCACCTTTCCGACCCTGCTGCGCAGTTCTCCTTTCAGCGATGAATATCCACATCTTGACCGCACCCACATTGCCTCTAAATTCAAGCAGCTCATTGACCGCATCGACGATTATATCAGGCTGGGCATGGAAGACGGGTCCATCCGTGAAGTGTCGCTGCCGCAAACCTCATATCTGGTATACGGGCACATTGTCGGGGCGGTACGAACCGAATTCCTGACCCCTTTCCAGATCGACAATCTTTTTAAAGAAGCATGCCAATTCATAATTCGAAGCCTAGCCAGAACCTGA